A stretch of the Mycobacterium sp. ITM-2016-00317 genome encodes the following:
- the treS gene encoding maltose alpha-D-glucosyltransferase, producing MSQAVESEPEDQGSDSPETPELNFDEHLHPARPRSLRFRPRVRQPFTRRSLARDGSPTGDNPAYVSWLISQSMLADANQISQQFSGQGSMWQNPYATPSPRGAVETASVWFTAYPLSLITRSNESFLKAMADPDMWKAFADIGIEAVHTGPVKRAGGISGWDLTPSVDGHFDRISTEIDPAFGTEEEFRQMCGTANWYGGTIIDDIVPGHTGKGADFRLAEMKYADYPGIYHMVEVDPRDWEHLPEVPPGADSVNIDPATEEWLDKAGYIIGRLQRVIFYAEGIKETNWSVTRPVVGIDGVERRWVYLHYFKDGQPSINWLDPSFAGMRLVIGDALHSLTDLGTGGLRLDANGFLGAEKTAAEESAAWSEGHPLSEAANHLIASMVRKVGGFTFQELNLTIDDIREIGEAGADLSYDFITRPAAHHALATADTEFLRLTMRTTLEHGVDPASLVHALQNHDELTYELVHWSNGHRDDLYTYKGEEITGEVLGETVRRDLSDRLTGPNAPYNLVFTTNGIACTTATVIAATLGVTALDDIVDEEQIDRVRRAHLLLAMFNALQPGVFALSGWDVCGMLTLPASQIPELLRGGDTRWIHRAAHDLMGVNPTATQSPAGMPRGRSLYGSIPDQLADDTSFLRQLQAILKVRSHYGIATSRQIDIPEVSHRGMLVLVHQLADEGLYQLTVLNFANEHVAGTVRSLKLPPGSEVSDMFSGKALATVDDLHSFALELGAHQGLSLLVQAPDGLGDADAG from the coding sequence TTGTCCCAAGCCGTGGAGTCGGAACCCGAAGACCAGGGCAGTGATTCTCCAGAGACGCCCGAGCTGAATTTCGACGAACACCTGCACCCCGCCCGGCCGCGGTCGCTGAGGTTCCGGCCGCGTGTGCGTCAGCCGTTCACCCGCCGCTCGCTGGCCCGCGACGGCTCCCCGACCGGCGACAACCCGGCCTATGTGTCGTGGCTGATCAGCCAGTCGATGCTGGCCGACGCCAACCAGATCAGCCAGCAGTTCTCCGGCCAGGGCTCGATGTGGCAGAACCCGTATGCCACGCCCAGCCCGCGCGGCGCGGTCGAGACGGCCTCGGTGTGGTTCACCGCCTACCCGTTGTCGCTGATCACCCGGTCCAACGAGTCGTTCCTGAAGGCGATGGCCGACCCGGACATGTGGAAGGCGTTCGCCGATATCGGGATCGAGGCTGTGCACACCGGACCGGTCAAGCGGGCGGGCGGGATCTCCGGTTGGGACCTGACCCCCAGCGTGGACGGTCACTTCGACCGGATCAGCACGGAGATCGACCCCGCGTTCGGCACGGAGGAAGAGTTCCGTCAGATGTGCGGCACCGCCAACTGGTACGGCGGCACGATCATCGACGACATCGTGCCGGGCCACACCGGTAAGGGCGCCGACTTCCGGCTCGCCGAGATGAAGTACGCCGACTACCCCGGCATCTACCACATGGTCGAGGTCGATCCGCGGGACTGGGAGCACCTGCCGGAGGTGCCGCCCGGCGCGGACTCGGTGAACATCGACCCCGCGACCGAGGAGTGGCTGGACAAGGCCGGCTACATCATCGGCCGGCTGCAGCGCGTGATCTTCTACGCAGAGGGCATCAAGGAGACCAACTGGAGCGTCACCCGGCCGGTCGTCGGCATCGACGGTGTCGAACGCCGCTGGGTGTACCTGCACTACTTCAAGGACGGTCAGCCGTCCATCAACTGGCTCGACCCGTCGTTCGCAGGGATGCGGCTGGTCATCGGTGACGCGCTGCACTCGCTGACCGACCTGGGCACCGGCGGACTTCGCCTGGACGCCAACGGTTTCCTCGGTGCGGAGAAGACCGCCGCTGAGGAGAGCGCAGCCTGGTCGGAGGGGCATCCGCTCTCGGAGGCGGCCAACCATCTGATCGCGAGCATGGTGCGCAAGGTCGGCGGGTTCACCTTCCAGGAGCTGAACCTCACCATCGACGACATCCGGGAGATCGGTGAGGCGGGCGCGGACCTGTCCTACGACTTCATCACCCGACCCGCGGCACACCACGCACTGGCCACCGCCGACACCGAGTTCCTGCGCCTGACTATGCGCACCACGCTCGAGCACGGCGTCGACCCGGCGTCGCTGGTGCACGCGCTGCAGAACCACGACGAACTCACCTACGAGCTGGTGCACTGGTCGAACGGGCACCGCGACGACCTCTACACCTACAAGGGCGAGGAGATCACCGGGGAGGTGCTGGGCGAGACGGTCCGCCGGGATCTCAGCGATCGGCTGACCGGCCCCAACGCCCCGTACAACCTGGTGTTCACCACCAACGGCATCGCGTGCACCACCGCGACGGTGATCGCGGCGACGCTCGGCGTCACCGCGCTGGACGACATCGTCGACGAGGAGCAGATCGACCGGGTCCGCCGGGCGCACCTGCTGCTGGCGATGTTCAACGCGCTTCAGCCGGGGGTGTTCGCGCTGTCGGGCTGGGATGTCTGCGGCATGCTCACGCTGCCGGCGTCGCAGATCCCGGAGCTGCTGCGCGGCGGGGACACCCGCTGGATCCACCGCGCCGCGCACGACCTGATGGGCGTCAATCCGACCGCGACGCAGTCCCCGGCGGGGATGCCCAGAGGCCGAAGCCTCTACGGCTCCATCCCGGACCAGCTGGCCGACGACACCAGTTTCCTGCGCCAGCTGCAGGCGATCCTGAAGGTGCGTTCCCACTACGGCATCGCCACCAGCCGCCAGATCGACATCCCCGAGGTGTCGCACCGCGGCATGCTGGTGCTGGTGCATCAGCTCGCCGACGAGGGTCTGTACCAGTTGACGGTGCTCAACTTCGCCAACGAGCACGTCGCAGGCACGGTGCGCTCGCTGAAGCTGCCGCCCGGCAGCGAGGTGTCGGACATGTTCTCCGGGAAAGCACTGGCCACCGTCGACGATCTGCACAGCTTCGCTCTCGAGCTCGGCGCACACCAGGGGTTGTCCCTGCTTGTCCAGGCTCCCGACGGACTCGGGGACGCGGACGCAGGCTGA
- a CDS encoding DUF4185 domain-containing protein → MGSAAYVGRVGGLAVALGVGTAVFAGQGVAWADDTDSSTTSSSTSASSDTDRAETSRAAGRTADTTGTESEPQQESEPDDESAAAPEEDPAGDPAETGDDTDAEPEEEPESEADPVTAPEEAPKPVDTEPVDAGEDDTIPDDTTSDDPDDAAVPAPPKTTPATRPETSTGTKAEEQDQKPTDQKAADKTSADAPDDPGVPPQDPKKVAVFASATKLAEAGPKPISPKVAALLTTEQDQAAVKKPTLITAVVNVVNSMLDWARQKAEAKPGDAPTPPFLWALLSFARRELDNLFAARSTTNAPRGVVVTPTSLALADDAAAAAALVPSYSPWLNPQVSASTRFISWVTGTTVYGGNKELANTLARFGVHGTDVGVMWDNGMVDDPNTDFDERQILIAVGDTFGAKGMTGRWIYNTLFRSSDRDLSDGMTIPDGEWYNGNMFGGAPLSGPTEARPIINRPSWLPNSVTLIPTAGVSLPTEVTEDTPFGTIQYVSFMSVSNWGQAGRWSTNYSAIAYSTDNGENFKVAPESVRYNSFLSGNRNFQQSAFVKGNDGYVYVYGTPNGRQGAAYVARVAPEDILNVGKYEYYKAASTGWFGGSPAKWVKNSPSSASAVIGKSGGACGSTKPGYTVSEMSVQYNEYLQKYVVLYGDQFNNIVMRTSDTPEGGWSDAKVLMGQQSGGIYAPMLHPWSPSTQGTGSDLYWNLSLWSDYNIMLMKTDLTKL, encoded by the coding sequence ATGGGTTCCGCAGCGTATGTCGGTCGGGTGGGAGGTCTGGCCGTAGCGCTGGGCGTCGGAACTGCGGTCTTTGCAGGCCAAGGGGTGGCCTGGGCCGACGACACCGATTCCTCGACGACGAGTTCGTCCACGTCGGCAAGCTCGGATACCGACCGCGCCGAGACTTCGCGGGCTGCGGGCCGGACGGCCGACACCACCGGCACCGAATCCGAGCCCCAGCAGGAGTCCGAACCGGACGACGAATCCGCCGCGGCCCCGGAGGAGGATCCGGCCGGTGATCCCGCCGAGACAGGGGACGACACCGACGCCGAGCCCGAGGAAGAGCCCGAATCCGAGGCCGACCCGGTAACCGCGCCAGAGGAAGCCCCCAAACCCGTGGACACCGAACCGGTCGACGCGGGCGAGGACGACACGATCCCGGACGATACGACTTCGGACGACCCGGACGATGCGGCCGTCCCGGCACCGCCGAAGACCACCCCGGCCACCCGGCCGGAGACGTCCACCGGGACGAAGGCCGAGGAGCAGGACCAGAAGCCGACGGACCAGAAGGCGGCCGACAAGACGTCCGCCGACGCGCCGGACGATCCGGGCGTGCCGCCGCAGGATCCGAAGAAGGTCGCGGTGTTCGCCTCCGCCACCAAGCTGGCCGAGGCCGGCCCGAAGCCGATCTCCCCGAAGGTGGCCGCGCTGCTGACCACCGAGCAGGACCAAGCCGCCGTGAAGAAGCCGACCCTGATCACCGCGGTGGTCAACGTGGTCAACAGCATGCTGGACTGGGCCCGCCAGAAGGCCGAGGCCAAGCCGGGCGACGCCCCCACCCCGCCGTTCCTGTGGGCGCTGTTGTCCTTCGCGCGCCGTGAACTCGACAACCTGTTCGCCGCGCGCTCCACCACCAACGCCCCGCGGGGTGTCGTGGTGACGCCGACCAGTCTCGCGCTGGCCGACGACGCGGCCGCTGCCGCCGCGCTGGTTCCGTCGTACTCACCCTGGCTCAACCCGCAGGTGAGCGCGTCGACGCGGTTCATCAGCTGGGTGACCGGCACGACGGTCTACGGCGGCAACAAGGAACTCGCCAATACGCTGGCCCGGTTCGGGGTCCACGGCACCGACGTCGGGGTCATGTGGGACAACGGCATGGTCGACGATCCCAACACCGACTTCGACGAGCGCCAGATCCTGATCGCCGTCGGCGACACCTTCGGCGCCAAGGGCATGACCGGCCGGTGGATCTACAACACGCTGTTCCGCAGCTCCGACCGCGACCTGTCCGACGGCATGACGATCCCGGACGGCGAGTGGTACAACGGCAACATGTTCGGCGGTGCGCCACTGTCCGGCCCGACCGAGGCGCGCCCGATCATCAATCGTCCGTCCTGGCTGCCGAATTCGGTGACGCTGATCCCCACCGCCGGGGTCTCGCTGCCCACCGAGGTCACCGAGGACACCCCGTTCGGCACCATCCAGTACGTCAGCTTCATGTCGGTGTCGAACTGGGGTCAGGCCGGCCGCTGGAGCACCAACTACTCGGCGATCGCGTACTCCACCGACAACGGTGAGAACTTCAAGGTCGCACCCGAAAGTGTCCGCTACAACTCGTTTTTGAGCGGCAACCGCAACTTCCAGCAGTCGGCGTTCGTCAAGGGCAACGACGGCTACGTCTACGTCTACGGCACCCCGAACGGCCGTCAGGGCGCGGCCTATGTGGCGCGCGTGGCCCCCGAGGACATCCTCAACGTGGGCAAGTACGAGTACTACAAGGCCGCCTCGACCGGCTGGTTCGGCGGCTCGCCGGCCAAGTGGGTCAAGAACAGCCCGTCGTCGGCCTCGGCGGTCATCGGCAAGTCCGGCGGAGCGTGCGGGTCCACCAAACCCGGCTATACCGTCAGTGAGATGTCGGTGCAGTACAACGAGTACCTGCAGAAGTACGTGGTGCTCTACGGCGATCAGTTCAACAACATCGTGATGCGCACCTCCGACACCCCGGAGGGTGGCTGGTCGGACGCCAAGGTGCTGATGGGACAGCAGAGCGGCGGCATCTACGCGCCGATGCTGCACCCGTGGTCGCCGTCGACCCAGGGCACCGGGTCGGACCTCTACTGGAACCTGTCGCTGTGGTCGGACTACAACATCATGCTGATGAAGACCGACCTGACCAAGCTGTGA
- a CDS encoding DKNYY domain-containing protein, which yields MALAVVVALAVTAGTACSRGEPPPDSLIDDAGYHVRGSAVYYLNPFPGKAVRVEGAEADTFETLDRTYARDREHVYVNGHQLPGAHAETFRLLDRPGFSRDRNRVYRHDAPISTDPDNFELLADELARDGSRVYWLDGDVLSSEPAHFVIISDEDGYLYAKDGSAVFVNGNVIAGARPATFRVLQGAYSRDDHGAFHFDRPIPGADVDTFRVLQSPYATDAARVYWMGDVIADADPATFEVLNANFECSADRSRAFYRQTEIAGADPATFPAGRPVTGCSRTTISFAE from the coding sequence ATGGCTTTGGCCGTCGTTGTCGCGCTTGCCGTCACCGCGGGGACGGCGTGCAGCCGCGGTGAGCCGCCACCGGACTCGTTGATCGACGACGCCGGTTACCACGTGCGTGGCAGTGCGGTCTATTATCTGAACCCGTTTCCCGGCAAGGCCGTTCGGGTCGAGGGCGCGGAGGCCGACACGTTCGAGACGTTGGACCGCACCTATGCCCGCGACCGCGAGCACGTCTACGTCAACGGCCATCAGCTACCGGGCGCGCACGCCGAGACGTTCCGTCTGCTGGACCGTCCCGGCTTCTCCCGGGACCGCAACCGGGTGTACCGGCATGACGCCCCGATCAGCACCGACCCCGACAACTTCGAACTGCTGGCCGACGAACTGGCCCGGGACGGAAGCCGTGTGTACTGGCTCGATGGGGACGTGTTGTCCAGCGAACCAGCGCATTTCGTAATCATCTCCGACGAGGACGGCTATCTCTACGCCAAGGACGGCAGCGCTGTGTTCGTCAACGGCAACGTGATCGCTGGCGCGCGACCCGCGACGTTCCGGGTGCTGCAGGGCGCGTACTCCCGCGACGACCACGGCGCCTTCCACTTCGACCGGCCGATTCCCGGGGCCGACGTCGACACGTTCCGGGTGCTGCAGAGTCCGTACGCGACGGATGCGGCCCGGGTCTACTGGATGGGCGACGTCATCGCCGATGCCGACCCGGCCACGTTCGAGGTACTCAACGCCAACTTCGAATGTTCGGCCGACCGCAGCCGAGCGTTCTACCGGCAGACCGAGATCGCCGGTGCCGACCCTGCGACGTTCCCGGCCGGCCGCCCCGTCACCGGATGTTCGAGGACGACGATCTCGTTCGCGGAGTGA
- a CDS encoding M15 family metallopeptidase, with protein sequence MNVVTLRCLIIGALAAVAAVGPSTTGAASPPPPVSDAARAAGFVDVRSVVPDAVIDLRYATPDNFVGVPLYPAGARCMVHESLAPGLAVAADLLRSGGERLVFWDCYRPHAVQVRMFEVVPDPAWVARPGPYARSHVAGRSVDVTVAGADGLVDMGTDFDDFSPRSPAFATDGVSAAAQANRARLRDAMTAGGFTVYDGEWWHFDGPGAAVGRPILDVPIV encoded by the coding sequence ATGAACGTTGTCACCCTGCGCTGCTTGATCATTGGCGCGCTGGCCGCAGTCGCCGCGGTGGGACCGTCCACGACCGGTGCGGCGTCACCGCCGCCGCCGGTGTCGGACGCCGCCCGCGCGGCCGGATTCGTCGACGTGCGCAGCGTGGTCCCGGATGCGGTGATCGACCTGCGCTACGCGACGCCGGACAACTTCGTCGGCGTGCCGCTGTACCCGGCGGGGGCCCGCTGCATGGTGCACGAGTCGCTGGCGCCTGGGCTGGCGGTCGCCGCGGATCTGTTGCGCTCCGGTGGTGAGCGGCTGGTGTTCTGGGACTGCTATCGGCCGCACGCGGTGCAGGTCCGGATGTTCGAGGTGGTGCCGGACCCGGCGTGGGTGGCGCGGCCGGGTCCGTACGCGCGCAGCCATGTGGCGGGCCGCTCGGTGGACGTGACCGTGGCCGGCGCCGACGGTCTGGTCGACATGGGCACCGATTTCGACGACTTCTCGCCGCGCAGTCCGGCGTTCGCCACTGACGGGGTCAGCGCCGCCGCGCAGGCCAACCGGGCCCGGTTGCGCGACGCGATGACTGCGGGCGGCTTCACCGTCTACGACGGCGAGTGGTGGCATTTCGACGGGCCCGGCGCGGCGGTGGGACGCCCGATTCTCGATGTGCCGATCGTTTAG
- a CDS encoding XdhC/CoxI family protein — MRDVLDDLLAVWRSGATAGLATVVRTIRSAPRAPGAAMVVAPDGSVAGSVSGGCVEAAVYDAANEVVADGTPQLQRYGISDDDAFSVGLTCGGTIDIFTEPVSQQTFPQLQQVADDIAAHRPVAVATVIAHPDPQRVGLRMIVGPDSRQGSLGSPRADDAVADDARGLLLAGRSAALSYGADGQRQESGMEVFVSSHAPRPRMLVFGAIDFASALATQAAFLGYRVTVCDARPVFATAARFPAAEEVVVDWPDRYLRAQAEAGEIDARTAICVLTHDPKFDVPALEVALRLPEVGYIGVMGSRRTHDDRLGRLREAGLTDAELARLSSPIGLDLGARTPEETAVSIAAEIIARRWGGGGRPLTETQGRIHHEA; from the coding sequence GTGCGCGACGTCCTCGACGACTTGCTGGCCGTGTGGCGGTCCGGCGCGACGGCCGGACTGGCCACGGTGGTGCGCACGATCCGGTCCGCACCGCGCGCACCCGGCGCGGCGATGGTGGTGGCCCCCGACGGGTCGGTGGCCGGATCGGTGTCCGGCGGATGCGTCGAGGCGGCCGTCTACGACGCCGCCAACGAGGTGGTGGCCGACGGGACCCCGCAGCTGCAGCGGTACGGGATCAGCGACGACGACGCCTTCTCCGTCGGCCTGACCTGCGGCGGCACCATCGACATCTTCACCGAACCGGTGTCGCAGCAGACGTTTCCGCAGTTGCAGCAGGTCGCCGACGACATCGCCGCCCATCGCCCCGTCGCCGTGGCGACGGTGATCGCCCACCCCGACCCGCAGCGGGTGGGGCTGCGGATGATCGTGGGACCCGACTCGCGGCAGGGGTCGCTGGGCTCCCCGCGGGCCGACGACGCGGTGGCCGACGATGCGCGCGGCCTGCTGCTGGCGGGACGGTCCGCGGCCCTGTCCTACGGCGCGGACGGTCAACGTCAGGAGTCGGGCATGGAGGTGTTCGTCTCCAGCCATGCTCCCCGCCCCCGGATGCTGGTCTTCGGAGCCATCGATTTCGCGTCCGCGCTGGCCACCCAGGCGGCGTTCCTGGGTTACCGGGTGACCGTGTGCGACGCCAGGCCGGTGTTCGCGACCGCGGCCCGCTTCCCCGCCGCCGAAGAGGTGGTCGTCGACTGGCCCGACCGGTATCTGCGCGCGCAAGCCGAGGCGGGTGAGATCGACGCGCGCACCGCGATCTGCGTGCTGACCCACGACCCCAAGTTCGACGTGCCCGCTCTCGAGGTGGCGCTGCGGCTACCCGAGGTCGGCTACATCGGCGTGATGGGGTCGCGCCGCACCCACGACGACCGCCTCGGCCGGCTACGCGAGGCGGGTCTGACCGACGCGGAGTTGGCGCGGCTGTCCAGCCCGATCGGGCTGGATCTGGGCGCTCGCACGCCGGAGGAGACCGCGGTCTCGATCGCCGCGGAGATCATCGCCCGGCGCTGGGGTGGCGGTGGTCGCCCGCTGACCGAGACCCAGGGGCGCATCCACCACGAGGCGTGA